The following DNA comes from Miscanthus floridulus cultivar M001 chromosome 5, ASM1932011v1, whole genome shotgun sequence.
TCTACCTATTTATTTGTCTGAACTTCTCTATGCTATCTGTTACTCTGTTAGCTCCATCAGCCCAAGGCCTAAACTGCTCCCTGTTGAAATCTGTGTTTGTCACTAAGTTGTACCCAATTGTTCATTAGTTTCCCTGAGTTAGGTTGTTGAAGTAGAATACCACATAGCTCGTAACTCAGTTACTCTCAGCGAGGGACAGGATACCAATCAGTTGCATCTTGTCAGTGCTTGAAAACTCTATACAATTGATGTTTATTCGGTGTGAGAGGATGGCTGAAGATATTAAAGTAAGCAAAGAAAGTGTCTCTTGTTAGATTTGTACAATTTGGGTAGCATATGTAAATATTTGTATCCTAGTTAGAAATGTTAATTGATCACTAGCAACAGCACAATACAGATTCGAAGTCCTTCTAGGTTTTCTTTTGCAACTGTCATTTTCATCCATTTTCTGCAGCTTGAAGTTTGTATTTTATTTCTTAGTCTTACTAAATGAGCATTAATGCTACCTATGTACTGATTTGGGCTCTTGATCAATAAAAAATGTTGGCTGATTTTGCATGAAAAATTCATAGTTTCTATGAAAGATTAAATCTATGAGAGTTGTGGTCCTGTGGAACATAGATTACGAACCAAAATGTTAATGTTTACATTTGGCTCCCTGTTATAGAGAACAATCTGCTACCGCTGTTTTTCTTTTCACTTATCCATTTGTTCAAGTTTTTAGGTAGGTCTTGTAGTGAACTAATGATTCATAgctaatgttttttttttcaatccaCATCAGAAATTAACAGGTGGCGTGATGCTTTCAAGGAACAAAGAATTTATAGTCTTCTACAGAGGGAAGGATTTCTTGTCCTCAGAGTGGAAGCTCACTTGTAAGTGACCAAGTTTGAATAGTCTAAGTTCACTTCGTTAGATTCTATCTTATCTTTTGGAAACATTTTTTTTATATGTGCCTCATGATGTCCAAAATACGTCAAGAACTTATATTTTCCCCCAAAATATGGTAGAGTGCAGATGCATAATTTTAGTATGACAAGTAGTTTAGGGCGTGTTCTTTTCTCTTGTTGGTGTCTCTTGTTGGGTTTTCAATCTAGGCCCCCAACTGGCTTGGGActaaaaggttttgttgttgttgtcataAGTAATATAGGGTCATGTTGCATCTAAACTTGTGTGGCTAAATTCTTGTATGCATTGTATCACTAGAAGATGCAAGTTATATGATTTGAATCAAACCAATTTCACTTTATTTATGTACAGGCACAGAAAAAGATGGAGAAAGCTGAAAGGGTACTAGGAAAGGTTGAGACAGCCCTGAGGCCAACTGAAGATTCCAGACCTGAAACAATAACAGATGAAGAGAGGTTCATGTTTCGGAAACTTGGTCTAAGGATGAACGCATTTCTGCTCCTCGGTAAttctgtctttttcttttttgtgttGGACTTTTGCACAGTTACTGGGAAACAGTCACTGGACACATATGTCCTATTACATTTTTAGTCTATTGCTACCTCAGATCGCCTCTCTTCAACCTTCATTTTTTTATTCTTAGTTGCTGATGAACAAAGATATTGAGTTGCATAGATGTTGCACGCATTGAGGTATGCACGTTTTATGAAGATGTAGGTCACATATAAAACAATTGTAGCACCTAATAAAATGTAGACTTCTCGGTTCCTAAAATAGCAGTTAGAAACGAGTGGAGGTAGTAAGCCAATTACAGTGAATGTAAGCTCGATTGACTTCTTAGATATCTTAAATTTCTTATGCTAAATTACTGTCTTTAGTGTTGGGCCTCCAAACAATGTCACTACCTCTGAAATTTTTACTGCATATGTGCATTAGTAACTAAGATATAAGTTGATTCGTAGTAGCTGCTGCAGCTATCAGTCAAGCGATATTTGGAAGGCAATTACTACATTCTGTCAGAGATAATGGAATAGATACAACTATGACCTGTAGCTAAAATAAGAAACCTGCAGTAGGAGAAATGAAAATTACCGCTAGGTTTTTTCTCCTAAGTGGTTGGAAACAGGGGCAGAGCTCAGTGGAGGCCATACTGGGCTCCGGCCCCTGCTTGCCTGCGACCAAACTGAAGGCCTAGCTGAGCCTGTGACCAAACTCTGCAGGGGCTAGCTATATCTCCCAGCTATCAGCTTGATAGGATTAGTAGATACTAAAAGCCTGTCACACAAGGAGTTGCATACCGTACATGTTGGAGGCAATGAATCATACGTAGTCTGTCACCATGCATGCCTACCTAGCCTTTTGTACTTAGTAGGAAATTACAGTTCTCAAGTGCAGACTCTTATAAAAAATACAGTAAGTGTGCAAGTAACCTGCAGTAAGTgaaccttttgtttttttctcaaGTAACCTGCAGTAAGTAACCTGCACACTTGCTGCAGTAAAAAATACATTAAGTGTGCAAGtgaaccttttgtttttctttgtttttctcaAGCGCATGCCTACCATgccttttctttgtttttctcaAGTGCAAGTAACAGTTAGTTCTGAACTTCAGTTTACATATGGTCATCTGTGGCTTCAATGAATCAGCATGGATTTTTTTCCTTTTAATGTGATGGTAGTAACTGAATATAGCTAGCCATTCAGTCATCGTGTGCACTGCTCTCTTGTGTATTGTACCATGTTAAGTGTCTTTCCCCAATCATCTCCTGTGTATTGTATCAAGTGTTGGTAATTGGTTTACTTGTATCAAGTTGAGTTCTCATTTTTGATGCAGGAGCTGAGTGAGATGAAGGACGAGGCCACCATTGATCTTCTGCAAGCCGGAGCTCATAAGGCAAGAATCTTATTTCTTCCTCTTCTCTGCAAGCCCGAGCCCGAGCTTGTAAGCCCGAGCTCTGCAATATGGCATGTTGTTCCAACGCTGGATGCCTCTCTTTTGCTAGTTAAAAAATTAAGCTTgttttttcatgagatggtctggAGAAAAATTTAAGCTTTCCTCATAACAGCTCTAGGTTGTTAGCTTATGACAACCCCTGACTTTTATTTTAGAGCATATATGAAGCTTCACTGTGAAATATTAGTGGCTCTGAAAAAGTCTCCTGCCGACTGTGGAtctgcatctcaaattttatattCACTCTAGAATCTCATATGAAGTGATAGTTGGTGCTGCTATCTTTAATAAATGGACTGCATCACTGTGTGCGTGGTAGTTTTGTTTCTTTAAAATTTTAGCAAGAACAAGATTACAGATGCATGCAAATATCTATGACAACGGAAAGTAGCATCAGCCACTAAGATCATTAAAAATTTGCTTGTGGGATTGTCGGCTTTGATATATAGTGTCATTTCAGCTCCTAGTATCTGTACTATGTTTTGCTTGTGGGATGCTAAATTGAATTACCTTTGGACAAAGAATCATACATTCTGTAAATTGTTTGTAAGCCATTGCTTTTGGTTTCCACTTGCCTAATTACATGGTTATTATATTTTTCAAGAAGTGTTGGGCACAAGAGTTTCTGGAAAATGGTTCACACATAACCAGATGGAGTGTTGGCAAGCCATTCATGTAATCTTTTGGTGCCTGACTTTGTTGGATGGTTCAAACGGTGTGCAAGACAAGTTATATGTTATATAAGTATTGACCTCTATGATGTGTTGTATGTGTTTCTATATCTTTATGTGATGGACATTAAGCTTGAATGTGGATTTGATATGTGCTAAATGTTTTTtctaattgttttttttttgtatatttatAGCGTCCTGTTGAACCATCTGTCGCTATAAATACATGGGCTATTGGATGGTCTGTCGATATATGCTTGGTAACAGAGCATCTGTCGCTAAAAACTAGCAatggactatctgtcgctaaaaaaattCAGGCCAACGGactgtctgacgctaaaagtACTGTCTGACGCTAAAAATTTTTAGCGTCAGGACTTACAGCGTCTGTAGAAGTCTGatgctataactttttagcgtcagattgtctgTCGCTGTAGCCACTTTTAGCGTCAAACCgtccatcgctaatcttggtgttgtggtgtagtgagcaTCCAGACCGGGGACGAGTGCGTCTCCGTCGGCCTCGGCACCACCAACCTGCGCGTGGAGCACGTCAGCTGCAGCCCGGGCCATGGCATAAGGTACGTAGTGGACTGAGCAcactgtcgtcgtcgtcgtcacatGTGTGATGGTTTGGGTCTGGTGGCGTCCAGCATAGGGAGCCTGGGGAAGGGAGAGCGGTGTGGAGAACGTGACGGTGACGGGGGCCGCCTTCGTCGGCACCGAGAACGGGCTGTGGATCAAGACGTGGGCGCGGGCCAAGGTGGAGGGCGCGTACGTGCGCGGCGTCGTCTTCGAGCACGCGCTCATGCACGACATGCGCAACCCCATCATCATCGACCAAAGCTACTGCCCCAaccacggcggcggcgcgggctgcCCCCATCAGGTTCGCAGGTTCGCGCGCGCGTGCGGCacagacatgcatgcatggacaCAAAAGCAGTTCGATCGAGCAGCTCGCAGGCATGACTCGTATGTATAGCTGCTTAGATTAGAATTTTGTTTTGCTTGCGTCACCGGTGCAGAGCTCGGCCGTGAAGATCAGCGACGTGAGGTACACGGACATCCAGGGGACGTCGGCGTCCAAGGTGGCGGTGAAGTTCGACTGCAGTGCGAGCAACCCGTGCAGCGGGATCGGCCTCAAGGACATCAAGCTCACCTTGGACGGCGGAAAGCCGGCAGAGGCGACCTGCCAGCACGCGGACGGCAGGGCTTCCGGCGAAGTCGAGCCTCCAAGTTGCCTGTAACGCATTACAGATTAAGGGCTCGTTTGGTTAATTCCCAATCCAAAGGGATCAATCGTGATCCGTTTGAACTGGGGATTAACCGAACAAGCACTAAATGGTGTGGCGTGGACACTTATTATGTGCTCCATTCTGCTGTAATAACAGTTGGTCCGTGTTCAACTGTGTAACTAATATTGGGTCATCAGTGGGAGAATAGAACCAATAATCTCAACTAGCCCATTGCCCCATACCATCTTCTATCTACTCTTATATCTTAGTATAACTGAGAAAAAGAAACCCCTTAAAAGCCAAAATATGATCGGGGAGTTCAAGATGGAACAAGAAAATCACATGCAAGCAAAGAGGATCAAATTCGATAGCAAAATATGAGCAAAAGGGGCTAATCCTAGAAATTGCAGCAGAAACAGACTTACAGCCGGGTTTCCATACTAGTTAAGCCGGTTTTTTTTTGTACTTTGTCAAAATGTGTAACAGGCTCCACCATTGCGTTCCTATCACAAGTCTATCGAAAAGCATATATAGATAGTTCAGTTTGGAGTCTAGATGGAGAAAATGCGATTTCGGAAAAATCATCCATTAGAAGCAAGCTTAGTCGGTTCCCTAAACCAGCTAAGCTAGTCTTGTACACTTCCTTAAATTGAAGAATAAACTTCATCATTGCGTTAAGTTAAGTCGATCAAAAAATATATAGATCACCCAATGTAGATTTCGAATGAAGAAATTACGCTCTCGAGAAGTGTTTCTACCAACGAGCCAATACCAATTCAGTAGTGCAACATGTATCTTTTGCTTATCACTTAATCATCTAATCTTTTGTGAGTACTTGTGGTGGCTAGAGCACTTGGATGAGAGACTTAACTCCCCTACAACTTCAGCACCCTATAACACACTTGAAATGGATGGACATATGGGTAACCCCCAGATATAGTCGCTGGTGGCTAGCTGCAACTTTTGCACTAGCACCGGAGTTTCCAGTGCCGCACCAGAGCCTTTTTGTGATGCCACGTCGACTAGCTGTGCCGACCGTTGGAGGGTCCTTTCTCCTGTGCCTTCTAAAATCTTTTGTAGAGCTTCTAGAAGCCAACCTTGTCTTCGGTGCTCAGTCCTTGGTATCATCAGAGTAATCCGGTGAAATGAAGGTGTTGGTTCTTCATATGCACCAGAGTTATCTAGTGACGTGCCTATCCTCCGTGATGTCTTGGATTTCTTGTGTCTTCTATGATTTTCAATGGTGCTCCTGGGTCttccttgaggtgttgatcacttgatccttgcatccAAATGAACTAACACCTTGTATACTAATAAACCACATTAGTCCATTTAATCATTGTCAATCAGCCACCAAAGTTATATATAAACCTTGATGTGCCATTTTCTTTAAAATCTCTCTAAGAGAGTGAAATAATTTTTGTTCCCTTCCTCTCAACTCTAGCCTAAATCTAAGACTCCTCTATTTAAAATGCACATATCTATGCTATTCAATATGCTCATCTAAAACTCTTTcaacaacaaagcatttaagtcccaaacaagttggagtaggctagagttgaaacccagcataaGCAATCAATGTTTAGGCACATGGATAGCTGTCTTccgagcactcctatctaaggctaagtctttgggtatattccatcctttcaagtctccttttattgcctctaccccaGTCAACTTCGATCTTCCTCTGCCTcttttcacgttactatcctggcttaggattccactacgcaccgatgcctctggaggtctctgttggacatgtccaaaccatctcaaccggtgttggacaagcttttcttcaattggtgctacccctaatctatcacgtatatcatcgttccgaactcgatcccttcttgtatgaccgcaaatccaacgcaacatacgtatttccgcgatacttgtctgttgaacatgtcgtatTTTCGTAGgctaacattctgcaccatacaacatagcaggtctaatcgccgccctataaaacttgccttttagcttatgtgtgtacccttttgtcacataggacaccagatgcttgccgccacttcatccaccctgctttgattctatggctaacatcttcatcaatatccccgtctctctgtagcattgatcctaaatatcgaaaggtatccttcctaggccctacttgacctttcaaactaatatattcctcctcccaagtagtagtgccaaagtcacatctcatatactcagttttagttctactaagtctaaaacctttggactctaaagtcttccgccataactccagtttctgattcactcttgtccggctttcatcaactagcactacatcatccgcgaaaagcatacaccaagggatgtccccttgtatgtcccttgtgacctcatccatcactaaggcaaacaaataagggctcaaagctgacccttgatgtagtcctatcctaatcgaaaagtcatccgtgtctctgTTACttattcgaactctagtcacaacattgttgtacatgtccttaatgagcccgacatactttgttgggactttatatttgtccaaagcccaccacataacatcccttggtattttatcataagccttcaccaagtcaataaaaaccatgtgtaggtccttcttcttctccctataccattctataacttgtcttattaagaaaatggcttccatggttgaccttccgggaataaaaccaaattggtttatagagacccacgttattgctctcaaacGATGcttgataactctctcccatagctccatagtatggctcatcaacttaattccccagtaattagtacaactttgaatatcccctttatttttgtagatcggtaccaatatacatctcctccactcatcagacatcttgttcgatcgaaaaatatagttggacagcttggttagccatactatagctatgtccccgaggtatctccacacctcgattgggataccatccggttccatcgccttacctcctttcatccttttcaacgcctctctgacctcagattcttggattctctgcacaaagcgcctattggtgtcatcaaaagagtcatccaactgaaaggttgtgtccgtattcttactattgaataatttgtcaaaatactcttgccatcgatgttggatctcatcctccttcaccaaaagatgctccctttcatccttaatgcacttaacttggttgaagtcccttgtctttctctcatgaaccctagccattctataaatgtccttctctcctttcttcgtactcaaacgttggtaaagatcctcgtacgctctaccctttgccacacttacagctcgctttgcagtcttctttgtcaccttatacttctctatattgtccacactcctgtcatggtacaagcgtctatagcactctttcttctccttaatagccctttggacttcctcattccaccaccaagtatctttagcctcgcctccacttcctttggttactccataCACCACTGAGGCCACCttctgaatgttggttgccatcttctcccacaatttgtttatgtcctcttcttccttccaagagtcctctttgataaccctttctctgaatacctctgacgtctcctctTTTAGTTTCCactactttgttctttcaatcttagcttgtttatctctATAGGTACGCACCTGAAAacaaaagtctgccaccaaaagcttatgttgagaaacaacacactcctttggtgtcaccttgcaacccaagcatgctcgtttgtcctttcttcttgtgaggacaaagtcaatatggctagagtgttgttcgctactgaaggtcactagatgagattctctctttctaaagaaagtgttggctatcatcaggtcaaaagctatcgcgaagtccagaacttcctccctctcttgattcctactaccatacccaaaacctccatgaactgtctCAAAACCTGCGCTTATAgaacctacatgcccattaagatcttctcctataaaaagcttctcactactaggtacaactctaatcaggccatctaagtcttcccataactatttcttagcactctcgtcaaggcctacttggggggcatacacactaattacgttcaagaccatatcaccaatgataaacttgactaagataatcctatctcattgtcttctcactcccaccacactattcttgaggctcttatcaatcaaaactcctactctatttctaTTCACAACGGTTCATGTGTACTAAAGCTTAAAACCTGTATTgttcacctccttcgccttctgaccctttcaTTTAGtatcttgaacgcataatatatttacacgcctcctagtcgcggtatcaactaattctcttaacttacctggaAGCGACCCTATATTCCAACTAACTAAATGGATCCtaattggttcgactagcttccttatccttcgcacccgtcgactcagatgtgaagacccttgctcatttttcactacacccggacgccgatgtagcgcgctactaaggatgcgacgactcGATCCTATGACCTAAGACAACCCTGGAAATTGATTTAACTGAGATGGGGATCATCATGTGTACGAAACGAGCTTAGTACATGCATTGTACACATTTTATATAGTCTTGATTGTCTAAGGTTTATGCACATACATTTCGCTGACGCTATTTACTAAGCGCCAACGCAACCAAAACTCCTTACAAACAACTGATGGTTCTACGCGCGTCCACACGCAAACCACTAGTTCTTTTCAAGTAGCAAAGAGTTGGGGATCCCTGAAAACAGCAGGGAAGGCAGAGCTCAGGCTGGCCTCCCTCATACACCTCTAGAGCCAGGGAGGTCGACCCACTGAAGCTGGAGCTCTATTTCCCCGCACTCTACGTTCCTTAGCCGTAGAACCAGGTCTTGCTTCACCTTCCCCTCCGATACATATATCGAGCTCTCCTCTGCAAGGCAGTTCTGTCTATTCGGCACCAGTTTCTTTACTATGGTTTTGTCGGCAACATCCTGGAGTTTCATCTTCACAACCTCGACTAATGGGCGGATGTCCACCTCTGCATTACCCATTGTATCATCAACGAAAGTGCCCTTGTCATAAACTTCCTGAAAATGAGAGAGAGTTACTTGTCAATATGAGTGTTTCTCTCTTTAAGAGATTTGGAAAATGAAGTCACGGTGTGTAATCTAAGCTATGAAATAGTCTTCTGAAAGGACATGGACTAAGTGTTTCAAGTTTCAACTATGAAAGTTCAAGGACAGCTATTTTCTAGCTCAAGTTTGCATCTCAGCCCTCCTACCGAAGTTCACCAGACATTCATATTTCCCTTTGAGACTCAAATAGTCAAATATAAAAACCACAGGGAGCCTCAGGAAACTAATACACTCAACCTAAGAAGCTTAAAAGATCCTAAACATGGCTTAATTTGAATTACATTTAGCTTGCACAGGCAAATTACAAGTGTGCATCAATTCAATTGATCAGTTACATATAAGAATAGACAAAGTTAATTTCCATAATATGGAAGTTATTCAGTAAGATTCAGCAAAAAGATAAAAGGCAAATAGTTACTCCCCTCCAAGTAGTGACTGCAGGCTGAGTTAGCATTTACTACTAGTATATCAGGAGACACCTGATTTTCACACTGTATGAAACATGGTTGCCCATATCGATTCTAGTACAGATAACAGCGACACTTGCGCATATCGAGGAAGACAGGTAATAAACTAGTACTAGCAGTAAAATAGTAGTACTTCTTCCTTTGGTACTCGTTTGCTCAGAATATTTGCATAGTTTGGAAAGGGTAGGGGCAAAAGAACCCAGAGAACAGATTTGGGCAAGGAAAGGTGGAAGCGTATGCATACCAGTCTGACAGGAACTGCAGGGTCTTCAATAGAGAGCGTGAGTTCTTCGTTCCATTCCGGATTGGTACTCTTCTTCACCACCCGTGTCTTCAGTTTCTGTGGATTGTTGAAAAAATAATCACGATTCTGCGCACGCATGTGTGAAAAAAGGACAGACAACTTCATAGGGGAACAAACTTCAAACAGGAAAAATAAAATCCGAATAGCCGGAGTAGCGTATTAGTCGTCGTCTCTGCTGTAGACCTGGCGGGGATCGATTCGAACGAAGTTCGACAGATCTCGTGACGGACAAAACCCACCAGTAAATCAAGGCAAACTTCAATCGCCTGTAGAAAAGAAaaggaggggaggagaggaggagcggaCCTGCTTGCCGATGCGAACGACGACGTAGGGATCGCTGGATCGGAGGTCGCGGATGGCGAGGCTCACTCCCCTCAACACGCGCACCTTCACCAGCCCGACGAGATGGTGCAGCATGGTGGTCTCCCTCTCCTTCACCACCAAGTTCTCTCTCCTCCCCGCAGCCGCCGCAGGTCTTCTCGGTTGTTTGTTTCTCGATGGGTTTCTGCGGTTCTATTCTACCTGCCGTTGCGCTCTGGCTTCAACTTAAGTAAGCTGCCGTTGCGCTGGCCAAGTCAGAAAACTGTAGGAGACGCCGAATACGTATTGCCGCGGTGCTTGACGCCCCCAGtggatctcttcttctcccacggTGGGTCCCGCGGTCCCACCCCTCCTGTCCTGCTGCACTACACGTCTACTGTACGTACACCTACACCAGACAGTGGGCTCCCCGGGTCGGAATTCTTGTGGGTGTGCACTGAGCAGCGTAGACTATTCGTCCTGCTCCTGGCTCTTGACCTGTTGACCGAGGAGGGCCGACGACTCCCCGTTCTCCAGGCTGTTGTTGTTTGTTGACCGAGGTGGGTTtgatccggtcgctgctgctcccCGTCTATCCAGAATCCACAGATGCAGAAAAAGCGGCAGGAAACGAACATCGTTGTGATGACACGGTAATTTTGGACGGGACGATCGGATGGAGCCTTCCTGGCACGGTGCTGGCCGGCGCCTGCCGTGGTCTCACGTCCGGCTTGAGGGAGCTCTGAATATTTACGAGGAGGTATCATACAAGTCTTAGGCCTGCCTCAGCAACGCATGTTcctatgtttgtctccaatccaTTGGCCTGCAgtcctgttgacaccgttttttgcacgtgttaaaatgttcggagtggactaatcggcaaggggaaagttactgtatactttgatagccgatgaaagccagcttgtaaagatggttgccgatagctggtgatgccgatgaagagaggcttgaagactactgccgatgaaacagggagtatgccgatgaagggagatttgaggactactgccgatgaaacaaggagtatgctgatgggggaagacttgaagactattgccgatgagacagggggtatgccgatgggaggaaggacagtgagatttccatcgtaattaaggcggacagggaaatagataggagttgatttctttttctatatttgttagagtatgattcatgtaagagtcacgtgtttccttagatatgagcttggtgtcctagttgtgtttggttgtgtctctttagatcagggtataaatatggagtgaggggcaatgtaaatagatatatcaatcaatatcaaaaccaatttttactcctatttgcatctacttacttttcggcgacttcgtcaatttgcattattttctctttacgagttctcattgattcggcgagctgcatcgcttcagtgcgaccttcggcgatcctcgagttccgcgtgagtacctcttggccgtgacttccgggcgtatcgctgttgtcaggaccaaagtgctcgtatcttcatccttgtcgattaacaggtcaaatcgactggcacgccttggatatcgattcgggtattagccctttgtgtttgcagatccacttttgcatcaacacatcttttggcatgcctggtgggaccaatcaatccgatcaatatgttca
Coding sequences within:
- the LOC136450145 gene encoding GTPase activating protein 1 codes for the protein MLHHLVGLVKVRVLRGVSLAIRDLRSSDPYVVVRIGKQKLKTRVVKKSTNPEWNEELTLSIEDPAVPVRLEVYDKGTFVDDTMGNAEVDIRPLVEVVKMKLQDVADKTIVKKLVPNRQNCLAEESSIYVSEGKVKQDLVLRLRNVECGEIELQLQWVDLPGSRGV